The Streptomyces racemochromogenes DNA segment AGGGCAGTCACCGCCGTGCCCCGTGGCCGGACACCCCACCCGGCCCGGACCCGCGCGAAGCCCCGTACGCGGACCCGTACGACGCCCCGTACGACGCGCCGCCCCACGAGGAGCCGTACGCCGACGCGTACGCCGCCCCGTACGGCGCCGCCGCCCCCGAGCCGCAGGTCCCCGGCCCCCGCGGCGAGGGCCGCCGGGCCGCCCGCCGCCGCGCCGCCGCCCCCTCCGGCGGCCGCCGCCGCGCCACCACCGCGGAACCCCCGCCACCGCCCGCCCTGGCCCCCGGCACCGACCCCGCCCCCGGCCGCCCGCCCGGCGCCGGATCCGGCCGCCGCAGGCGCTCGGCCCCCGCCGCCGCCCCGGCCCCCGCCCCGGCCCCCGCCCCGGCCGGCCGCGCCGCCGCCCCGGCCCCCGCCCGCGGCAGCTGGCGGCGCATCGTCCCGCAGGCCCTCGTCGTCGCCTTCCTGGCCGGCGGCACCACCGCCTTCGTCGCCGCCGACAAGGCCGTCCGGCTCACCGTCGACGGAGTGCCCCGCACCCTCCACACCTTCGCCGGGAGCGTCGACGAACTCCTCGCGTCCGAAGGCCTCGGCGTCGGCCCCCACGACCTCGTCGCCCCCGCGCCCGGCTCCGCCCTCGACGACGGCGAACAGGTCGTCGTCCGCTACGGCCGGCCCCTGCGCCTCACCCTCGACGGCACCACCCGCCAGCTGTGGACCACCGCACGCACCGTCGACGGCGCCCTGCGCCAGCTCGGCGTCCGCGTCGAGGGCGCCTACCTCTCCACCCCCCGCACCGCCACCGTCCCCCGCTCCGGCCTCACCCTGGGCGTGCGCACCGAACGCGGCGTCACCTTCATGGCCGACGGCCGCGAACGCACCATCCGCACCAACGCCGCCACCGTCAAGGAGGCCCTCGACCAGGCCGGCATCACCCTCCACGGCCAGGACACCACCTCCGTCCCCCCGGACTCCTTCCCCCGCGACGGCCAGACCGTCACCGTGCTGCGCATCACCGGCACCCGCGAGGTCCGCGAGGAACGCATCCCGTACGAGACCGAACGCGTCGAGGACCCCGGCCTCTTCGCCGGCACCGAGGTCGTCGACCGCGTCGGCCGCCCCGGGGCGCGCCGGGTCACCTACGCCCTGCGCACCGTCAACGGGGTCCGCCAGCAGCCCCGGAAGATCGCCGAGGAGGTCGTGCGGGAGCCCGTCAGCCAGCGCGTCCTGGTCGGCACGAAGCCGCTGCCCACCTCCGTGGCCGGCGCCGACGGCCTCAACTGGTCCGCGCTGGCCCAGTGCGAGTCCGGCGGCCGCCCCTCCGCCACCGACCCCTCGGGCACCTACGGCGGCCTCTACCAGTTCGACGTGAGCACCTGGCAGGCCCTCGGCGGCAGCGGCCGCCCGCAGGACGCGCCCGCCTCGGAGCAGACGTACCGGGCGAAGAAGCTCTACGTGCAGCGGGGGGCGAGTCCGTGGCCGCACTGCGGCCGTAGGCTTGAGCGGTGAGCACCGCAGAGCAGCAGCCCCACGAGACTTCCCAGGTCCCTTCCGACGCCCTCCTCGGGCCGGCCGACATCCGAGAGCTGGCCGCCGTCCTCGGCGTCCGTCCGACGAAGCAGAAGGGCCAGAACTTCGTCATCGACGCCAACACGGTGCGCCGGATCGTGCGCACCGCCGAGGTGCGGCCGGACGACGTGGTCGTGGAGGTCGGGCCGGGCCTGGGCTCGCTGACGCTCGCCCTGCTGGAGGCCGCGGACCGGGTGACCGCCGTCGAGATCGACGACATCCTCGCCGCCGCGCTGCCCGCCACCATCGAGGCGCGGATGCCGCACAAGAAGGACCGCTTCGCGCTGGTCCACTCCGACGCGATGCTCGTCACCGAGCTGCCCGGCCCGGCGCCGACCGCGCTCGTCGCGAACCTCCCCTACAACGTGGCCGTGCCGGTCCTGCTGACGATGCTCGACCGCTTCCCGAGCATCGAGCGGACCCTCGTCATGGTGCAGTCCGAGGTCGCCGACCGGCTCGCCGCCCGCCCCGGCAACAAGGTGTACGGGGTCCCCTCCGTCAAGGCCGCCTGGTACGCGGACGTCAAGCGCGCCGGAGCCATCGGCCGCAACGTCTTCTGGCCCGCGCCGAACGTCGACTCCGGACTCGTCTCCCTCGTCCGGCGCGCCGAGCCCGTGAAGACCACCGCCTCCAAGGCCGAGGTGTTCGCGGTCGTCGACGCCGCGTTCGCGCAGCGCCGCAAGGGCCTGCGCGCCGCGCTCGCCGGCTGGGCCGGTTCGGCCGCCGCCGCCGAGCAGGCGCTGGCCGGCGCCGGCGTCTCCCCGCTGGCGCGCGGCGAGTCCCTGACCGTGGAGCAGTTCGCCGCGATCGCCGAGCACAAGCCCGCCGCCCCGAGGCCCGCGCTGTGAGCGTGACGGTACGCGTCCCCGCGAAGGTCAACGTCCAGCTGGCGGTGGGCGCCGCCCGCCCCGACGGCTTCCACGACCTGGCCAACGTCTTCCTGGCCGTCTCCCTGTTCGACGAGGTCACCGCGACCCCCGCCGACGCGCTGACGGTGACCTGCGAGGGCCCCGACTCCGACCAGGTGCCCCTGGACCGCAGCAACCTGGCGGCCCGCGCCGCCGAGCTGCTGGCGGCCCGGGCCGGCATCGAGCCGGCCGTCCACCTCCACATCGCGAAGAACATCCCCGTCGCCGGCGGCATGGCCGGGGGCAGCGCCGACGGCGCCGGCGCGCTGCTGGCGTGCGACCTGCTGTGGAAGCTGGACACCCCGCGCGAGGAGCTCCTGGGGATCTGCGCGGAACTGGGCAGCGACGTCCCCTTCAGCCTCGTGGGCGGCGCCGCGCTCGGCACCGGCCGCGGCGAGTTCCTGACCCCCGTGGACGCCGGCCGGTTCCACTGGGTGTTCGCGGTCGCCGAGGGCGGCCTGTCCACCCCGGCGGTGTTCCGGGAGTTCGACCGGCTGACCGCCGGTACGGACGTGCCCGCGCCCGAGGCCTCCCCGGCGCTGCTCGCGGCCCTCGCCTCGGGTGACGCCGACGCGCTGGCCGCCGTACTGCCCGGCTCGAACGGCTTGCAGGCCGCCGCGCTGTCGCTGCGCCCGCAGCTGGCCGCCACCCTCGCGGCGGGCGCCGACGCGGGGGCGCTGGCCGGGCTGGTCTCCGGGTCGGGTCCGACGACGGCGTTCCTGGTCCGGGACGCGGAGTCCGCGGCGACGGTCGCCGCCGCCCTGGAGGCCTCCGGCACCTGCCGCGCCACGCGCGTCACCTCCTCCCCGGCACCGGGGGCCACGGCCGTCTCCTGAGGCCCGCCCGTCGGCCCGGGCCCCGGGGCCGCCCGGCACGGGGTACCTAGGGCGGGGATGAGTACCCGCGCCCTGTCGGCGCACCGGGCGCGGCCGCGACCGTAGGGGCATGACAGTCAGCGCACGCGCCATGGCCGCCGCCACGCCCGCCTCCCGCGACCGGTACGTGGACCTGCTCCGGGTCGCCTCGCTCGCCACCGTCGTGTGCGGGCACTGGCTGATGGCCGCCGTCAGCACCGACGGCATAGGGAACCTGCTCGCGCTGGTGCCCCCGCTCCAGGTGCTCACCTGGGGGCTCCAGGTCATGCCGGTGTTCTTCTTCGTCGGCGGGTTCTCGCACGCCCTGTCGTACCGGTCGCTGGAACGCCGCGGCGAGGGCCGGCCCGTCTACGCGGCCTTCCTGCGCGCCCGCCTCCAGCGGCTGCTGCGGCCCACCCTGGTCTTCGTCCTGGTCTGGGCGGCGCTCGCCCTGCTCGTGCAGCTCGCCGGGGCGGACGGCGGCCGGCTGGCCGGTGCCGCGCTGCGGATGGTGACGCAGCCGCTGTGGTTCATCGGGATCTACCTGGCGATGGTGGCCCTCACCCCGCCGCTGCTGCGGCTGCACGCCCGCTGGGGCTGGGGCGCCTTCGCGGCCCTGACCGGCGCCGCCGCCCTGGTCGACGTACTGCGCTTCGCGCTCGGCGTGCCCTACGCGGAGTTCCTGAACTTCGCGTTCGTCTGGCTCGCCGTGCACCAGCTCGGCTTCCTGCGCGCCGACGGCCGCATCACCCGTCCCGCGCTCCTCGGCGCCGCCGGGCTCGCCGGGGCCGTGCTGCTGGTGGCGGCCGGTCCGTACCCGCTGTCCATGGTCGGGATGCCGGGGGAGAAGGTCTCCAACATGGCCCCGCCCACCCTCGCCCTGCTCTGCCACGGCATGTGGCTGGTCGGCGCCGTCCAGCTGCTCGCGCGGCCCGTGACGGCCTGGCTGGCCCGGCCGCGCGTGTGGCGCGGGGTCGTCACCGCCAACGGGGTCGCCATGACCGCGTTCCTGTGGCACCTCACCGCCATGCTCGGCGTGTACGCCGCCCAGCTCGCCGCCGGCCTGGCGCTGCCCGAGCCGGCCACCGCCGCCTGGTGGGCGCAGGTGCCGCCGCGGATCCTGCTCGCCGCCGCCCTCACCGCCGCGCTCGTGGCCTGCTTCCGCCGCTTCGAGGCGCCCCGCCCCGTGACCGCCGCCCCGCCCGCCGCCCCGCCCGCCGCCCCGCCCGCCGCCCGGGCCCGGACCGCGGAGGGCGCCCGCGGCAGCGGGGCCGCCGCCGCCCTCGGCACCACCCTGTGCCTGCTGGGGATCCTCGGCCTGTCCATGACCGGCCTCGGCGGCCTGCTGGAGGGTCACACCGCCGTCCTGATCGCCTTCCCGGTGACCGCGCCCGCCGCCATCGGCATGGCAGTGGGGGGGCGCCTGGCTGGTGGAACGTTCCGCGTCGGCCCGGAGGGTTAGGCTGAGGGGCTGATCCACACCCTTTCCCTGGAGCGCGTCTGATGGCCGTCAATCTGGTCAATGTCGAGGCAGTCAGCAAGGTGTACGGCACCCGTACCCTGCTCGACGGCATCTCCCTCGGCGTGTCCGAGGGAGACCGGATCGGCGTCGTCGGCCGCAACGGCGACGGCAAGACCACCCTGATCCGGCTGCTCGCCAAGCTGGAGGAGCCCGACTCCGGCCGTGTCACGCAGAGCGGCGGCCTGCGGATGGGGGTGCTCACCCAGCACGACTCCCTCGACCCGGCCGCCACCATCCGGCACGAGATCATCGGCGACATGGCCGACCACGAATGGGCCGGCAACGCCAAGATCCGCGACGTCCTCACCGGTCTCTTCGGCGGCCTGGACCTGCCCGGTTTCGGCCAGGGCCTGGACACCGTCATCGGCCCGCTGTCCGGCGGCGAGCGCCGCCGCATCGCGCTCGCCAAGCTGCTCATGGCCGACCAGGACCTCCTCGTCCTCGACGAGCCCACCAACCACCTCGACGTCGAGGGCATCTCCTGGCTGGCCGGCCACCTCCAGGCCCGCCGCTCCGCCCTCGTCTGCGTCACCCACGACCGCTGGTTCCTCGACCAGGTCTGCACCCGCATGTGGGACGTGCAGCGCGGTGACGTCTTCGAGTACGAGGGCGGCTACAGCGACTACGTCTTCGCCCGCGCCGAGCGCGAGCGGATCGCCGCCACCGAAGAGGCCAAGCGGCAGAACCTGATGCGCAAGGAGCTGGCCTGGCTGCGCCGCGGCGCCCCCGCCCGCACCTCCAAGCCCCGCTACCGCATCGAGGCGGCCAACGAGCTGATCGCCGACGTGCCCGAGCCGCGCGACAAGTCCGAGCTGATGCGCTTCGCCAACGCCCGCCTCGGCAAGACCGTCTTCGACCTGGAGAACGTCACCGTCCAGGCCGGCCCCAAGACCCTGCTCAAGCACCTCACCTGGCACCTGGGCCCCGGCGACCGCGTCGGCCTCGTCGGCGTCAACGGCGCCGGCAAGACCTCCCTGCTGCGGGCCCTCGCCGAGGCCGCCCGCACCCAGGGCGAGGCCCAGCCCGCCGAGGGCTCCGTCACCGTCGGCAAGACCGTACGCCTGGCCTACCTCTCCCAGGAGGTCGGCGAACTCGACCCCTCGCTGCGCGTCCTGGAGGCCGTCCAGCGCGTCCGGGACCGCGTCGACCTCGGCAAGGGCCGCGAGATGACGGCCGGCCAGCTGTGCGAGCAGTTCGGGTTCACCAAGGAGAAGCAGTGGACGCCGGTCGGCGACCTCTCCGGCGGCGAGCGGCGCCGGCTGCAGATCCTGCGCCTGCTGATGGACGAGCCCAACGTCCTCTTCCTCGACGAGCCCACCAACGACCTCGACATCGAGACCCTCACCCAGCTGGAGGACCTCCTCGACGGCTGGCCCGGCTCGATGATCGTGATCTCCCACGACCGGTTCTTCATCGAGCGCACCACCGACACGGTGATGGCCCTCCTCGGCGACGCGAGCCTGCGGATGCTGCCGCGCGGCCTGGACGAGTACCTGGAGCGCCGCCGGCGGATGATCGAGGCCGCCGCCCCGGCGCCGGCCCCGGCCGCCGCCGCCAAGTCGACGTCCTCCGGGGACTCGCGGGCCGCGAAGAAGGAGCTCCAGAAGATCGAGCGCCAGCTCAACAAGATGTCGGACCGCGAGACGAACCTGCACGCCCAGATCGCCGAGCACTCCACCGACTACGACAAGGTCGCCAAGCTCGACGCGGAGCTGCGGGAACTGATCGCCGAGCGCGACGACTTGGAGATGCGCTGGCTGGAACTGGCCGAAGAGGCCTGAGGCCAGGGGGCCCGAAAGGGCCCCGGAACACGCCGGCCGGGCGCATAACGGCCGTGTCACGGGCCGGTCCTCCCTTGGGAACAGGGGTGCGACCGGCCCGGTGCGTACCGGCCACGAGTGATAGAAAGAGTCGGTTCTTTTCGATCTCCCGGACCGCCCGCACCGCCCGACCCCGAAGGTATGCGCTGATGACCGAGCCGCCCCAGCCGCCGAACCAGCCGCCGTCCCCTTCCGGTTACGGGCACCTGCCCGGCCCTCCGCCGCAGGGCTACGGGTACCCGCCGCAGGGACCCAACCCGTACGCGCAGCAGCCGCCGACGGTGCCGCAGCACGCCGTCCCGCAGGGCGGGTACGCCTACCCGCCGTCCGGGCCCGGCACGCTCCCCGGCGCCCCGGCCCCCGGCGGACCGGGCGGCCGGCGCAAGGGGGCGGTCGTCGTCGCGGCGGCCGTCGCGGGCGTCCTCGTACTCGGCACCGGCGCCTGGTTCGCCTTCCTGAGCGGCGACGGGGATCCCAAGAAGCCCGCCGCGCAGGCCTCGGGGCCCGCCGACCCCAAGCCGGCCGGCTCCCCGTCCGTGGACAAGGGCGACGGCAGCGGCAACGGCATGGGCGAGCAGACCAACCTCAACGCGGGCCGCAAGCCCGGCGAGGACAAGGCGCTGTGGCTCAAGACGGCCAAGCTCCTGGCCGGCGGCGACACGGGCATCCCCGCCCCGGCGATGTGGGTGGTCGGCGACAGCGTCGTCAAGACCGTCGGCAAGTCCGTCGTCGCCTACGCCGTCACCGACGGCAAGGAGAAGTGGAAGGTCGACTTCCAGACGGAGATCTGCGGCTGGGCCGACCAGACCACCGCCGACGGCAAGACCGTCCTCGCCGTCAAGGACGGCGAGGGCTCCAACGCCACCTGCAACCAGATGAAGCTCTTCGACCTGAAGGCCGGCAAGGAGGGATGGACCAAGGAGCTCGCCAAGGAGAACCTCTTCGACGGCGGCGCCTCCGTCTCCATCAACCTCACCGGCGACGTCTTCGTCGTCAACCGGATGGCCAACACCACCGTCCACAAGCTCTCCACCGGCGACAAGCTCTTCTCCGGCAACACCCCCGAGGGCTGCCAGCCGAGCCACTACGCCGCCGGCAACGGCAAGCTGCTCGCCGTCGCCCTGTGCATGGACGACGACAAGACCATCGAGATCCAGGACGCCGACCCGGTCACCGGCAAGAAGACCTGGTCCTACCGGCTCCCCAAGGGCTTCCGCGTCACCAGCGTCCTGTCCGTCTCCCCGATCGTCCTCGACATCAGCAACAAGGACCTCGAGAACGCGGACACCAGCAAGCGGGCCATCATCTCCCTGACGCCCGACGGCAAGAAGCGCGCCAGCATGTCCGCCGAAGGCTCCTTCGAGACCAACTGCAACGCAAGCACCGCCGACAGCCTCCAGGGCTGCGGCAACTCCGTCGTCGACGGCGACACCCTCTACCTGCGCACCACCACCGGCAAGGGCACCGACAACGAGGTCGTCGCCTTCGACCTCGCCACCGGCAAGGCCAAGTGGCGCCAGAAGGCGGGCGACAAGCGCAACTGGTACCCGGTCAAGGCGGCCAACGGCCAGCTCATCGCCTACCACGCCGGCGCCCTGCGCGAACCCGGCGAGATCGTCTCCCTGCCGGCCGCGGGCGGCCAGCCCAAGACGCTGCTGCGCATGCCCTCCGGCCCCTCCGCGAACATCGAGAGCGGGATGGTCACCTTCCAGGTCCGGGCCTTCGAGGACGGCCGGTACTTCACCTCCGCCACCAGGCTGAACGGCAACAACACGGAGGAGCGTCTCCTGATGGTCTTCGGCAAGTGAACGAGTCCACCGAGCGTCCCACCGAGCGCCCCACCGAGAGGCAGTAGCACGCGATGAGTACCCCGCCGCCCCCCAGCCAGCCGCCCTCCGGCGGTTTCGGCGGCCCGCCGCCGGCCGGCCCCCCGCAGCCCCCCGCCCAGCCGCCCACCGTGCCGTCCCCCCAGGCCGGCTACGGCTCCCCGCAGCCCCAGACGCAGCCCGGCTACGGCTACCCGCAGCAGCCCAGCACCCTCCAGGCCCCGGCGCAGCCCGCCGCCCCCGCCGGTGGCGGCGGCAACGACAAGCGCAACCAGCTGGCGATCGTGGGCGCGGCCGTCGTGGCCATGGCGCTCATCATCGGCGGCGGCTTCTGGTACGTCTCCGGCGACGAGGGCGGCTCAGGGAAGCCGGCCGCCAGCGGCGCCAGCGGCTCCCCCGACGGCGACAAGGCCCCCGCCGGCACCCCCGGCAGCGAGAAGGTCCCGTCCAACCCCAAGTCGAAGACGCTGGTCAACGTGCCCAGCCCGGCCCCGGCCGACGTGGTCTCCGTCGACGGCTCCTGGCTGACCGACACCACCTACGCCAAGTCCGACCTGGCCAAGGTCGTCGGCTACAACCTCGTCGACGGCGGCAAGAAGTGGGAGCTCCCGCTCCCCGCCAACGTCTGCGGCGCCACCAAGCACATCAGCGACAACAAGACCGCCATCCTCTTCGAGGAGGGCATGGCGACCAACGAGAAGAAGTACCCCCAGTGCACGCAGGTCGGCGTCATCGACCTGAACACCGGAAAGCTCCTCTGGTCCGCCAACGCCAAGTCCGCCACCGGCGGCGACAAGCCGGTCGCCTTCAGCGAGGTCACCATCAGCGGCCAGACCGTCGCCGCGGGCGGCCTCTACGGCGGCGCCGCCTGGAACCTCGCCGACGGCAAGTCCCTGTGGACCCCGAAGACCGACGGCGAAGGCTGCTACGACATGGGCTACGCCGGCGGCGAGGCCCTCGCCGTCCTGCGCAAGTGCGGCCGCGGCTCCAGCCCGACGCTGTACGCGCAGGCCCTCGACCCCGCCACCGGCGCGCCGAAGTACCAGTACAAGCTGTCCGCGGGCATCGAGTGGGCCGGCATCATCTCCACCAAGCCGCTCATCGTCGCCGCCAACGTCGGCAACACCGCCAAGAACGCCACCAACGTCAGCGACCTGTTCGTCCTCGACGACGCCGGCCAGCTCAAGACCCGCATCGGCCTCTCCTCCGGCAGCTACGCCCCCAAGTGCCCCGCCACCGAGGTCGAGCAGTGCTCGAAGATGGTCGTCGGCAACGGCAAGGTCTACCTGCCGACGTACGAGCACCAGGGCACGTCCTCCGTCGGCCGCACCAACGAGATCGTCTCCTTCGACCTGGAGACCGGCAAGGCCACCAGTGACCGCGCCGACGCGGGCGAGAAGTACACCATGTACCCGCTGCGCATGGACGGGCCCAACATCATCGCCTACAAGGTCCCCCCGTACGACGGCGGCGGCCAGGTCGTCAGCATCGACGGCAAGACGATGAAGGAGACCGTGCTCATGCAGAACCCGGTCGACAAGGCCAGCCAGCGCCTGGAGACGGCGTTCTCGCTGGACCACTCGGAGTTCCGCTACCACAACGGGCGCCTGTTCATCTCCCGGACCACGGTGCGCAAGCCCTACTCGGAGAAGGCCGACCCCGAGTTCCTCTTCGTCTCCTTCGCGGCGAGCTGACGCCCGCCCGGCCCCGACGCCGAAAGCCCCCGGACGGTCCCCACCGATCGGGGGCTTTCGCGCGGTAACCGGCACGCCCCGTCGAACAAGCGTGTAGCTTGCCGGGTCAGAAGGATCTGGGGTGGGAGCCTTGATGGGCGTACGGGTCATGGTGGTCGACGAGCACCGTCTGCTGGCCGAGGCGCTCGCCTCGGCCCTGAAGCTGCGCGGGCACCGCGTGCTCGCGGCGGCCGCGCCGGCGGCCGGAGCCGCCGAACTGGTCATCGGCCGCGCCCCGGAGGTGTGCCTGTTCGGCACCGCCGCCCCGGCGGAGCCCGGCGTCTTCGAACCGGTGGTGCGGATCAAGCGGGAACGCCCGCAGATCGCCGTGGTGGTGCTGGGCCCCGTACCGAGCCCGCGCGGGATAGCCGCGGCCTTCGCGGCGGGCGCCTCGGGGTACGTACGCCAGGACGAGCGCATCGAGGGCGTCGAACGGGCCCTGGCCAAGGCCCGGGCGGGAGAGGTCGCCATCGCCCCGCAGCTGCTCCAGGGGGCCTTCGCGGAGCTGCTGAACCCCTCGGCGCAGCCCGACGACGAGGGCAGCCGGCTGCTGCGGCTGCTGACGCCGCGGGAGGTCGAGGTGCTTGTCCGGGTCGCGGAGGGCGAGGACACCCGGATGATCGCGGCCGGCATGGCCATCGCGCCGAGCACGGCCCGTACGCATGTGCAGCGGGTACTGATGAAGCTCGGCGTGGGGTCGCGGCTGGAGGCCGCCGCGCTGGCCGCGCGCACCGGGCTGCTGGACCGGGCTGCCCCGCCCGTGCGGGAGCGGCCGCAGGACTTCGCGGGCGGGCCGCCCGGGGCCTGACGCGCACACCGGTCCCGGCCCGCGTCCAGGCCCGCGTCCCGGCCGCCGGACGGCGGCGGCGGTACCCGTCCGCGCGGGCGGGTACCGTGCCGGAGGGCCGCGATTTCCTCGGAAGCGCGGAATCCGGTAAGCCAGTCACCAGAGCACGCGCATCGGCGTGCCTGCGCGACGGACGCGATACAGAGGAGTGCGAGTGAGCAAGTACCTGGTGACCGGCGGTGCCGGATACGTGGGCAGCGTCGTGGCCGCCCATCTGCTGGAGGCCGGGCACGAGGTGACCATCCTCGACAACCTCTCCACCGGCTTCGCCGAGGGCGTCCCCGCCGGCGCCACGCTGATCGACGGCCGGATCCAGGACGCCGCCGACCACCTGGACCCGTCCTACGACGCCGTGCTGCACTTCGCCGCCTCCTCGCAGGTCGGCGAGTCCGTCGTGAACCCCGGCAAGTACTGGGACAACAACGTCGGCGGCACCCTCGCCCTGCTGACCGCGATGCGGGAGGCCGGCGTGCGCCGGCTCGTCTTCTCCTCCACCGCCGCGACCTACGGCGAGCCGGCCGAAGGCGCGCTGACGGAGACCTCGGTGACCGCGCCGACCAACCCGTACGGCGCCTCGAAGCTGGCCGTCGACCACATGATCGCGGGGGAGTGCGCCGCCCACGGCCTGGCCGCCGTCTCGCTGCGCTACTTCAACGTGGCCGGCGCCTACCGCGAGTTCGGCGAGCGCCACGACCCCGAGACGCACCTGATCCCGCTGGTGCTCCAGGTCGCGCTCGGCCAGCGCGAGTCCATCTCGGTGTTCGGCGACGACTACCCGACCCCCGACGGCACCTGCGTCCGCGACTACATCCACGTCGCCGACCTCGCCGAGGCCCACCTTTCCGCGCTGCGCGTCGCCGCCGAGGGCGAGCACCTGGTGTGCAACCTCGGCAACGGCAGCGGCTTCTCGGTCCGCGAGGTCATCGAGACGGTCCGCAAGGTCACCGGCCGGGAGATCCCCGAGGTCGTCGCCCCGCGCCGCGCCGGGGACCCGGCGGTCCTCGTCGCCTCGGCCCGCAGGGCGCACGAGCGCCTCGGCTGGACCCCGACCCGCTCGGACCTCACCAACATCGTGACGGACGCCTGGAACTTCGCCCGCGAGCGCCGCTCCTGACCCCCGGTCCCCTGCCGGACCCGCCGCGCGCCCCCCGCACCGACCGGTGCGGGGGGCGCGCGCGTGAGGGCCGGGCGCGGCGGGCAGGCGCCGCGCGCGGGCGCCCGGCGTGCGTACGCCGGGTGAAATGCCCCCCGTGCAACTGCCTGCGGCACGCGCCGGTCGGAATTCCGCCGCCGGTGCCGCCCGGGGGGTTGAAAACAAGCCATCACCAAGGCCGTTGCGGACCGTCCCACCGGAAAACCGCTCGAAAAACTTCTGCTATTCGGCCAACCGCGGGACCCCGCCCGCTCTACGCTGAGCGTGACACCGGTGGGGGCCGGTGTTGATTCAGGGGTCGAGACACGCCGGGTACGGCGTCCGGTCCGGGGTAGTGCACAGATGTCGCGGCGGCGGCCGCGGCGGCTGTGGGCCACCTGGCCGGACGTCGTACCCGTAGTCGTCCGTTCCCCGACCCTTGGGGGTTCTGTGGTTCGTATCCGGGTCCTGGTGGTCGACGGCCACCGCATCTTCGCCGAGTCTCTGGCAGCCGCGCTCGCGGCCGAGCCGGACGTGGACGTGTCCGCGGCCGGCAGCGGTCCCGCGGCCTCGCGCTGCCTGGAGCGCGCGGTGGCGGAAGGCCGCCGCTACGACGTGCTGCTCGTCGACGCCGACCTCGGCGCCGGCGCGGCCGCGTCGGGCGCCGTGCCCGGCCAGCGGGAAGCGGGTTCCGGCCCGGCCCCGCCGCCGGCCGACGGGATCGCCCTCGTCGCGGGCGTCCGGGTGGCGCACCCCGGCGTGCGCACCGTGGTCCTGGCCGAGCGCGACGACCCGCGCCGGGCCGCGCTCGCCCTCCAGGCGGGCGCCTCGGGCTGGGTGGCCAAGGACTGCTCGCTCTCCCGGCTGCTGGCCGTCATCCGCGGGGTGCTGCGCGAGGAGACCCACCTGCCGCCCGCGCTGCTCACCGGGGTGCTGCGGGAGC contains these protein-coding regions:
- a CDS encoding PQQ-binding-like beta-propeller repeat protein; its protein translation is MTEPPQPPNQPPSPSGYGHLPGPPPQGYGYPPQGPNPYAQQPPTVPQHAVPQGGYAYPPSGPGTLPGAPAPGGPGGRRKGAVVVAAAVAGVLVLGTGAWFAFLSGDGDPKKPAAQASGPADPKPAGSPSVDKGDGSGNGMGEQTNLNAGRKPGEDKALWLKTAKLLAGGDTGIPAPAMWVVGDSVVKTVGKSVVAYAVTDGKEKWKVDFQTEICGWADQTTADGKTVLAVKDGEGSNATCNQMKLFDLKAGKEGWTKELAKENLFDGGASVSINLTGDVFVVNRMANTTVHKLSTGDKLFSGNTPEGCQPSHYAAGNGKLLAVALCMDDDKTIEIQDADPVTGKKTWSYRLPKGFRVTSVLSVSPIVLDISNKDLENADTSKRAIISLTPDGKKRASMSAEGSFETNCNASTADSLQGCGNSVVDGDTLYLRTTTGKGTDNEVVAFDLATGKAKWRQKAGDKRNWYPVKAANGQLIAYHAGALREPGEIVSLPAAGGQPKTLLRMPSGPSANIESGMVTFQVRAFEDGRYFTSATRLNGNNTEERLLMVFGK
- a CDS encoding PQQ-binding-like beta-propeller repeat protein codes for the protein MSTPPPPSQPPSGGFGGPPPAGPPQPPAQPPTVPSPQAGYGSPQPQTQPGYGYPQQPSTLQAPAQPAAPAGGGGNDKRNQLAIVGAAVVAMALIIGGGFWYVSGDEGGSGKPAASGASGSPDGDKAPAGTPGSEKVPSNPKSKTLVNVPSPAPADVVSVDGSWLTDTTYAKSDLAKVVGYNLVDGGKKWELPLPANVCGATKHISDNKTAILFEEGMATNEKKYPQCTQVGVIDLNTGKLLWSANAKSATGGDKPVAFSEVTISGQTVAAGGLYGGAAWNLADGKSLWTPKTDGEGCYDMGYAGGEALAVLRKCGRGSSPTLYAQALDPATGAPKYQYKLSAGIEWAGIISTKPLIVAANVGNTAKNATNVSDLFVLDDAGQLKTRIGLSSGSYAPKCPATEVEQCSKMVVGNGKVYLPTYEHQGTSSVGRTNEIVSFDLETGKATSDRADAGEKYTMYPLRMDGPNIIAYKVPPYDGGGQVVSIDGKTMKETVLMQNPVDKASQRLETAFSLDHSEFRYHNGRLFISRTTVRKPYSEKADPEFLFVSFAAS
- a CDS encoding response regulator transcription factor translates to MGVRVMVVDEHRLLAEALASALKLRGHRVLAAAAPAAGAAELVIGRAPEVCLFGTAAPAEPGVFEPVVRIKRERPQIAVVVLGPVPSPRGIAAAFAAGASGYVRQDERIEGVERALAKARAGEVAIAPQLLQGAFAELLNPSAQPDDEGSRLLRLLTPREVEVLVRVAEGEDTRMIAAGMAIAPSTARTHVQRVLMKLGVGSRLEAAALAARTGLLDRAAPPVRERPQDFAGGPPGA
- the galE gene encoding UDP-glucose 4-epimerase GalE, which translates into the protein MSKYLVTGGAGYVGSVVAAHLLEAGHEVTILDNLSTGFAEGVPAGATLIDGRIQDAADHLDPSYDAVLHFAASSQVGESVVNPGKYWDNNVGGTLALLTAMREAGVRRLVFSSTAATYGEPAEGALTETSVTAPTNPYGASKLAVDHMIAGECAAHGLAAVSLRYFNVAGAYREFGERHDPETHLIPLVLQVALGQRESISVFGDDYPTPDGTCVRDYIHVADLAEAHLSALRVAAEGEHLVCNLGNGSGFSVREVIETVRKVTGREIPEVVAPRRAGDPAVLVASARRAHERLGWTPTRSDLTNIVTDAWNFARERRS
- a CDS encoding response regulator transcription factor → MVRIRVLVVDGHRIFAESLAAALAAEPDVDVSAAGSGPAASRCLERAVAEGRRYDVLLVDADLGAGAAASGAVPGQREAGSGPAPPPADGIALVAGVRVAHPGVRTVVLAERDDPRRAALALQAGASGWVAKDCSLSRLLAVIRGVLREETHLPPALLTGVLRELTAARKHRSDSERLVESLTPREHEVLRCMVAGLGRKDVAARLFLSPHTVRTHMQNVLGKLGVHSTLAAVALARRAGVRPAELAGDVVERSGQLA